A section of the Acidiphilium acidophilum genome encodes:
- a CDS encoding secretin N-terminal domain-containing protein, with the protein MKRWTILLAATALSGCATFHQAADMNAKAKAEAEGASAYYPKVVKTTPAPFLMGPPVHIAPPPNPLLLENVTLVTAQPLSIRELAGRITDITGVPVRVTGLSIPSSGLDAIPALPAAASAGALPPPPAALFSAASSDGETVHVPSLALRYHGTLRGLLDTITARAGLSWRLKHGVITLFKIESRTFLIPALPTTTTTESKIVASAGATSSSGALGLSSGGGGGSGGNSSNGNTSITNKSTTDIWKGMEKTAEAVSGGAKVTADASSGTITVTGTPDQVSQVASWVSTLQQTLSKQVAITIHIYNVQLTNEQNYGFNPTLAFQNAAKSFGLSLAGAPAPAVASGTSTFSFGASILNTAQGSAGEFAGTQAAVQALATLGHVSQVFSQSRVTLNGEPAAIQVAQQTGYLAESQINQAANVGSTTGLIPGTVTTGFTGTVTPRVVGNRILLGMNMTISSLVNLKTVSSGGASIQVPTTTDTVVNQSASLRSGSTLMITGYKEADGNTTNNGVGTPFFTFLGGGGDAQVKKTLIAIVVSARSL; encoded by the coding sequence ATGAAACGCTGGACAATTCTGCTCGCCGCGACGGCTCTGTCCGGCTGCGCGACATTCCATCAAGCCGCGGATATGAACGCCAAGGCGAAAGCCGAGGCGGAGGGCGCTTCGGCGTATTACCCAAAGGTGGTGAAGACCACGCCGGCGCCGTTTCTGATGGGACCGCCCGTGCATATTGCACCTCCCCCGAACCCCTTGCTGCTTGAAAACGTAACGCTGGTTACGGCCCAGCCGCTTTCGATCCGAGAGTTGGCTGGCCGGATTACCGATATAACCGGGGTGCCGGTGCGGGTCACGGGTCTGTCGATACCATCGAGCGGGCTTGACGCCATTCCGGCGTTGCCGGCCGCCGCATCGGCCGGAGCGCTACCGCCGCCTCCGGCGGCGCTGTTCTCGGCTGCTTCTAGCGACGGGGAGACTGTGCATGTGCCGTCTCTGGCGCTGCGCTATCACGGCACGTTGCGCGGCCTGCTTGATACGATTACCGCCCGCGCGGGATTGTCGTGGCGGCTCAAGCATGGCGTGATAACCCTATTCAAGATCGAGTCCCGGACATTTTTGATTCCGGCGTTGCCGACGACAACGACGACAGAAAGCAAGATCGTCGCCAGTGCGGGCGCCACCAGCTCGTCCGGCGCGCTCGGCCTGAGTTCGGGTGGTGGCGGAGGGTCGGGCGGTAATAGCTCGAACGGCAATACGTCGATCACGAATAAGTCTACGACGGATATCTGGAAAGGAATGGAAAAGACGGCCGAGGCGGTCAGTGGTGGCGCCAAGGTGACGGCGGATGCGTCCTCCGGCACGATTACCGTGACGGGGACGCCGGACCAGGTGAGCCAGGTCGCGAGTTGGGTCTCGACCTTACAGCAAACCCTCTCGAAGCAGGTCGCGATCACGATCCATATCTACAATGTTCAGCTCACGAACGAACAGAATTATGGGTTCAATCCGACGCTCGCTTTCCAGAATGCGGCCAAGTCGTTTGGCCTGTCTCTGGCCGGCGCACCCGCCCCGGCGGTGGCCTCGGGAACCTCGACCTTCTCGTTTGGTGCGTCCATCCTGAACACGGCGCAAGGGTCCGCGGGTGAGTTCGCCGGCACGCAGGCGGCCGTGCAGGCGCTCGCGACGCTCGGCCATGTCAGCCAAGTGTTCAGCCAGTCGCGGGTCACGCTGAATGGCGAACCGGCTGCAATCCAGGTGGCGCAGCAAACCGGGTATCTGGCGGAAAGCCAGATCAATCAGGCGGCGAACGTGGGCAGCACCACGGGCCTGATACCGGGAACGGTGACAACGGGTTTCACCGGAACGGTCACGCCGCGTGTTGTTGGCAACCGGATTTTGCTCGGCATGAACATGACGATCTCGTCGCTGGTGAACCTTAAGACGGTGAGCAGCGGCGGGGCTTCGATTCAGGTGCCGACCACGACAGATACCGTCGTCAATCAGTCGGCATCGCTGCGCTCGGGCAGCACGCTGATGATCACCGGCTACAAGGAAGCCGATGGCAACACCACAAACAATGGTGTTGGCACGCCGTTCTTTACGTTCCTCGGTGGGGGAGGCGATGCGCAGGTGAAAAAAACCCTGATCGCAATCGTGGTCAGTGCGCGGTCGCTATGA
- the pilP gene encoding type IV pilus biogenesis protein PilP, which yields MVRKAALLLASSISMMVPSLGLADPTPPSTPSTTISQLDALHDQIAVLKQELQIAKLKAGISNAGKSGSGSSPTTPTGFPGIGYGQPQQPVAATPAPQALMPRVVSIDGRGSRLSAVLMMPDGGEVVATPGLGLGDGLTVHDVTASGVRVMKGGNLLPLPFVSGQASPQASTQAPQESAAPVSVPAPLAYPPSLPGAGQ from the coding sequence ATGGTCCGTAAAGCGGCGCTGTTGTTGGCGTCCTCGATTTCTATGATGGTCCCTTCGCTTGGGCTTGCCGATCCTACGCCGCCATCAACGCCGAGCACCACAATCAGCCAGCTCGATGCGCTGCACGATCAGATCGCAGTGCTCAAGCAGGAACTTCAAATTGCCAAGCTTAAGGCCGGTATATCTAATGCCGGTAAGAGTGGCAGCGGTTCATCGCCGACAACGCCAACGGGTTTTCCAGGCATTGGGTATGGTCAGCCGCAGCAACCAGTGGCGGCCACGCCAGCGCCCCAAGCGTTAATGCCGCGCGTCGTCTCGATCGATGGGCGGGGTAGTCGGCTGTCGGCCGTGCTGATGATGCCGGATGGTGGCGAGGTCGTGGCGACGCCTGGCCTCGGCCTTGGCGACGGCCTCACCGTCCATGATGTGACCGCCTCGGGGGTCCGGGTGATGAAGGGGGGCAATCTGCTGCCGCTGCCATTCGTCAGCGGCCAGGCCAGCCCCCAAGCCAGCACACAAGCGCCGCAGGAGTCCGCCGCGCCCGTCAGCGTGCCGGCCCCGCTTGCTTATCCGCCGTCTCTGCCCGGCGCCGGTCAATGA
- a CDS encoding TrbI/VirB10 family protein, with protein sequence MIAVVGVGAAGVMALVVADGTYVRVHKKPAPAAAVSSGAQGTGQEAAATSSAIMARLRAEGGATPPATTPKAPPPGNGKNTGAGARTTALANQNKTVSPTQQIVQQAWVQYVSGVIQQTQKMTDQRRRALSSGLAASSGGSPGAAGSVATTPASFTPAGGGNPLAGMINSTTPGASLTPNEGGAGDGAVSFDGGSAGESAALSAAQKSSYLGKLRGNPDYLPTGREAPISPNVLRAGSVIPAVMETGIDSDLPGQILARVASNVYNTPDGSQVLVPQGAELIGTYDDQVANGQSRVLVVWNRIIYPDGSSLDIDSMPGSSPSGYAGFHDQVNNHYFRIFGDALLMSVFSAGVQLSQPQASPSSTYSSQQVIAGSLGQQLGQTGQNLINRDIGIAPTLKIRQGYKFDVMITRDLVIKPWQSVASLSAEAGNDAAPETHHAMWVAEPLQHNHLSHQQLVTAPANDGPASGSSHKPQSLLGTLPVSSTAPHTLGGVVSVPSLPVPPNAVVAAPLPPVPPPLPTWSLPAGQLVGRQISAWGQSAGWHVIWNVGQDWPVPRASNFQGTFSGAASQVIEDLAAQGAPIHATFYRGNHTLVVTGVNQ encoded by the coding sequence ATGATTGCTGTTGTCGGCGTGGGCGCGGCGGGTGTCATGGCGTTGGTGGTGGCGGATGGCACGTATGTTCGTGTGCATAAGAAGCCGGCCCCTGCCGCAGCGGTATCGTCGGGAGCTCAAGGCACGGGACAAGAGGCGGCTGCTACGTCGTCGGCAATAATGGCGCGGTTGCGTGCGGAAGGCGGCGCGACGCCGCCCGCAACCACGCCGAAGGCGCCTCCACCGGGTAATGGAAAGAATACCGGGGCAGGGGCCAGGACGACGGCGCTTGCCAACCAAAATAAAACCGTCAGCCCAACGCAGCAGATCGTGCAACAAGCCTGGGTTCAATATGTGTCGGGTGTTATTCAGCAAACGCAAAAAATGACCGATCAGCGGCGCCGGGCGCTTTCGTCAGGGCTGGCGGCATCGAGCGGCGGTAGTCCTGGTGCCGCTGGATCGGTTGCGACGACGCCAGCGTCGTTCACGCCCGCTGGTGGCGGTAATCCGCTCGCGGGCATGATCAACAGCACGACGCCAGGTGCGAGTTTGACGCCGAACGAAGGCGGGGCAGGAGATGGGGCGGTATCCTTCGACGGCGGTTCCGCAGGTGAATCCGCCGCGCTTTCGGCTGCACAAAAATCATCCTATCTCGGGAAGCTGCGCGGTAATCCGGACTATCTGCCGACAGGCCGCGAAGCACCGATATCGCCGAATGTTCTGCGCGCTGGCAGCGTGATTCCGGCGGTGATGGAGACGGGCATCGATAGTGATCTGCCGGGGCAGATCCTCGCGCGGGTCGCCAGCAATGTCTACAATACCCCGGACGGGTCGCAAGTGTTGGTGCCACAAGGGGCCGAGCTGATCGGCACGTATGACGATCAGGTCGCAAACGGCCAAAGCCGCGTGCTCGTGGTGTGGAACCGTATCATTTATCCGGACGGATCGAGCCTCGATATCGATTCAATGCCGGGGTCAAGCCCCAGCGGCTATGCCGGTTTTCATGACCAGGTGAATAATCACTATTTCCGGATATTTGGCGACGCCTTGCTGATGTCGGTTTTTTCGGCTGGCGTGCAACTTTCCCAGCCGCAGGCATCGCCGTCCAGCACCTATTCGAGTCAGCAGGTTATCGCCGGGTCTCTCGGGCAGCAACTGGGTCAGACCGGCCAAAACCTGATCAACCGGGATATTGGCATCGCGCCGACGCTCAAAATTCGGCAAGGCTACAAATTTGACGTGATGATCACACGCGATCTCGTCATTAAGCCTTGGCAATCGGTCGCATCTTTATCCGCCGAGGCAGGCAACGATGCAGCGCCGGAAACCCATCATGCGATGTGGGTCGCGGAGCCTCTGCAACATAACCATCTTTCCCATCAGCAATTGGTGACGGCGCCAGCAAACGATGGCCCGGCCAGCGGTTCGTCGCACAAGCCGCAATCCTTGCTGGGAACATTGCCAGTATCCTCGACCGCCCCGCACACTCTTGGCGGGGTTGTTTCCGTGCCGTCGCTGCCCGTGCCGCCGAATGCGGTTGTGGCTGCGCCGCTGCCGCCCGTGCCCCCGCCGCTTCCCACATGGTCGCTGCCGGCGGGGCAGCTTGTCGGCCGGCAGATTAGCGCATGGGGTCAAAGCGCGGGTTGGCACGTCATCTGGAACGTGGGGCAGGATTGGCCTGTACCGCGTGCCAGCAATTTCCAAGGCACGTTCTCCGGCGCGGCGAGCCAGGTCATCGAAGATCTGGCGGCACAGGGCGCCCCCATTCACGCCACCTTTTATCGCGGCAACCACACTCTCGTTGTGACTGGAGTTAATCAATGA
- a CDS encoding type IV secretion system protein: MLGRGDIADWVVELIQQGVSVGFLYYLMTHFVSLANDVVNGLRDAASIAATGSAANAGNIFASGMQIGTDVINSLIYKLSAIPTDLAMIICAIIIIFMFATIAADILFVVIESKIAVVIGMLFMGLGPSRWTSGYMMKMVNYVISVATKLFVMLIIVGVGQTVIESFAKNALHATLASDLSLVGAAVVFVALVKKIPDLIQSVISGAAVCRGGELAATLAGAAAGAASVAMGGAGLAGAAGEAAQLAAAASGGEGAAGALGAAAGGGAGEGGAAGAAGGGAASMGKGQLMARTAGILGRAAMADMQGRLEGDPASRGGTMGGRMARRIRSANTLKSDVPRLTPDP, from the coding sequence GTGTTAGGACGGGGAGATATTGCCGATTGGGTGGTTGAGTTAATACAGCAAGGGGTGTCTGTCGGCTTCCTTTATTATTTGATGACCCATTTTGTATCGTTGGCAAATGATGTCGTGAATGGACTTCGCGATGCCGCTTCGATAGCGGCAACAGGTTCCGCTGCAAATGCCGGAAATATATTCGCATCTGGAATGCAGATCGGCACGGATGTTATTAATAGTCTAATCTATAAACTATCAGCGATCCCGACGGATCTCGCGATGATTATATGTGCGATAATCATAATATTTATGTTCGCGACCATAGCGGCAGATATTCTTTTTGTCGTGATCGAATCAAAAATCGCTGTTGTCATCGGTATGCTATTTATGGGCTTGGGGCCTTCACGCTGGACCAGCGGGTATATGATGAAAATGGTAAATTACGTTATATCTGTAGCAACGAAATTGTTCGTTATGTTGATAATTGTTGGCGTAGGACAAACTGTTATAGAGTCATTTGCAAAAAATGCGTTACACGCAACTCTTGCGTCTGATTTATCTCTTGTTGGTGCCGCAGTAGTATTTGTCGCGCTGGTTAAAAAGATACCTGACCTCATCCAAAGTGTAATCAGTGGAGCGGCTGTTTGTCGTGGCGGCGAATTAGCCGCGACATTGGCAGGTGCAGCGGCAGGTGCGGCGTCCGTAGCTATGGGCGGCGCAGGACTAGCGGGCGCGGCTGGGGAAGCTGCACAATTGGCGGCAGCCGCAAGCGGTGGAGAAGGCGCGGCCGGCGCATTGGGCGCGGCGGCAGGTGGAGGCGCCGGTGAAGGTGGCGCCGCCGGCGCAGCCGGTGGTGGCGCGGCGAGCATGGGTAAGGGCCAATTGATGGCCCGCACCGCAGGTATCCTTGGACGTGCGGCGATGGCGGATATGCAGGGCCGCCTAGAAGGCGATCCAGCATCCCGTGGCGGCACGATGGGCGGCCGGATGGCGCGTCGCATTCGTAGCGCGAACACATTGAAATCCGACGTTCCCCGCCTGACACCGGACCCATAA
- the trbG gene encoding P-type conjugative transfer protein TrbG, with product MRNVWAIVAACMMVPASALAQQAVPAINPNELPPPIPLLSNKVVPLGAKAAAGLRISQAWAGSHNLPTPGSNGAVQFRYGATLPTLVCAPLRVCDVRLQPGEVVKQINIGDSAEWQAIPAVSGDGSDAVTHVLIKPVNSGLSTDMVISTNRRTYTIQLISDRQRWMPVVSFQYPSDVQAAWAAYHAKMDKEQTDNLLPSGQSVAKLDFNYRLSGANPDWRPVRVYTDGTKTYIDFPDKMLVTTAPVLLALGSNGKTELVNYRVDGSVYIVDRVLTRAELIAGVGSGQRAVRIRYTGRRF from the coding sequence ATGCGTAATGTTTGGGCCATCGTGGCCGCATGTATGATGGTGCCGGCCTCGGCCTTGGCCCAACAAGCCGTGCCGGCAATCAACCCGAATGAGCTGCCGCCACCCATTCCGCTCCTGTCGAACAAGGTGGTGCCGCTCGGGGCGAAAGCGGCGGCTGGCTTGCGGATCAGTCAAGCGTGGGCCGGCTCCCATAACCTGCCGACACCTGGCAGCAATGGCGCGGTCCAGTTTCGCTATGGCGCTACGTTGCCAACGCTGGTGTGTGCGCCGCTGCGCGTTTGTGATGTTCGCCTGCAACCTGGCGAAGTCGTGAAGCAGATCAATATCGGTGATTCAGCGGAATGGCAGGCAATACCTGCCGTGAGTGGCGACGGCTCTGATGCCGTCACCCATGTTCTGATCAAGCCCGTCAACTCCGGTCTTTCGACGGACATGGTGATCTCTACCAATCGGCGAACCTACACAATCCAGCTCATTTCGGATCGGCAGCGGTGGATGCCCGTGGTGTCCTTCCAATATCCTAGCGATGTGCAGGCCGCCTGGGCCGCCTATCACGCCAAAATGGATAAGGAGCAGACAGACAATCTGCTACCGTCCGGCCAGTCTGTTGCGAAGCTCGATTTCAATTATCGGCTGAGTGGCGCCAATCCGGATTGGCGCCCGGTGCGGGTCTATACCGATGGCACCAAAACTTACATCGACTTCCCCGACAAGATGCTGGTTACGACGGCGCCGGTCTTGCTTGCTCTTGGTAGCAATGGAAAAACCGAGCTGGTCAATTACCGGGTCGATGGGTCCGTCTATATTGTCGATCGTGTGTTGACGCGGGCCGAACTGATCGCCGGCGTCGGATCGGGTCAGCGCGCGGTGCGGATCAGATATACAGGGCGGAGGTTCTGA
- the pilO2 gene encoding type 4b pilus protein PilO2 — protein MTSARIIKAGDRQWIAGLVWRSFADRPKLSELREDAKDLGADWVAVRGTSQVIQAGFCPAVESDRPTRIFSLAAAIAQSQEQPWLGIYQLSDDLWWYLAVRDGQAVLPDGDVVGSYETILEARQRHENYADWKYLKGTLGDDLLPILAAARGSDALVPVRSVEPVSPWRLILPAIAAMLVVAGGVWLWHRHVELEQRHRMEALAAERARILAEQKAISPLLSSPAPDQWLAACAAAIGPVDVSDDGWVNAGITCGGTSATVTWKRDTGATVSQRPPGALSGDGNSVVQSISWPALPHGADNAQGLAAADNALYALLQPLGVQARISAPPAPPHLPGSTDTTKPPPIPAQSVAFTLPVAPFGIGFNGIPGLRLTFLKQTKDGWSIQGMIYGR, from the coding sequence ATGACAAGCGCCCGGATCATCAAGGCGGGCGACCGGCAATGGATTGCTGGGCTTGTTTGGCGTTCATTTGCTGATCGCCCGAAGCTCTCAGAGCTTCGAGAGGACGCCAAGGATCTCGGGGCGGATTGGGTAGCCGTCCGGGGCACCAGTCAGGTCATCCAGGCCGGTTTCTGTCCTGCGGTCGAGAGCGATAGGCCGACGCGGATTTTCTCGCTGGCGGCGGCAATCGCACAGTCGCAGGAACAGCCGTGGCTTGGGATTTACCAGCTTTCCGATGATCTCTGGTGGTATCTGGCGGTTCGCGACGGCCAGGCGGTGCTACCGGATGGTGACGTTGTTGGCAGCTATGAGACAATTCTGGAAGCGCGCCAGCGGCACGAAAACTACGCGGACTGGAAATACCTCAAAGGCACGCTGGGCGATGATCTCCTGCCGATTTTGGCGGCGGCACGGGGGTCTGACGCCCTTGTTCCGGTTCGTTCGGTGGAGCCGGTATCGCCATGGCGTTTGATTCTGCCGGCCATCGCGGCGATGCTTGTTGTCGCCGGCGGAGTATGGCTTTGGCATCGTCATGTGGAGTTGGAGCAACGGCATCGCATGGAAGCGCTCGCAGCTGAGCGGGCGCGTATCCTCGCGGAACAGAAAGCCATTTCACCATTGCTGAGTTCTCCGGCGCCCGACCAGTGGCTTGCGGCCTGCGCGGCCGCGATTGGCCCGGTGGATGTGTCGGATGATGGCTGGGTCAATGCGGGAATTACCTGCGGCGGCACCAGTGCAACCGTGACCTGGAAGCGGGACACGGGTGCCACAGTATCCCAGCGGCCACCCGGTGCCTTATCGGGCGATGGTAATAGTGTGGTTCAATCGATTTCTTGGCCTGCATTGCCCCATGGAGCTGATAACGCGCAGGGCTTGGCTGCTGCCGACAACGCACTCTACGCGCTGCTGCAACCGCTCGGGGTGCAAGCGCGCATCTCTGCGCCGCCTGCGCCCCCTCATCTGCCAGGCTCAACAGACACCACGAAACCACCGCCAATCCCGGCGCAATCCGTGGCGTTCACCCTGCCGGTGGCACCGTTCGGGATAGGGTTCAACGGGATACCGGGATTGAGGCTGACCTTTTTGAAACAAACAAAAGATGGCTGGTCGATTCAGGGGATGATTTATGGACGGTGA
- the trbF gene encoding conjugal transfer protein TrbF → MRNPLTRRQPPVFQETSADFDRLAPSSDGASPYLEGRREWNERYGDFVKQAAQWRMVALGALAVAFVAVGWAGYRSSQSRFVPFVVRVNKLGDAVAVAPLTEAPPEDGRVIAAQLARWVFDVRSVFHDPRAETTILGDAYTSIAPDSQAFVSLNQWLQQNNPYKRSHDDAVSVNVHDVLPISPNVYRVTWTEDDRGRHDGTDNTENWSAIITIKIEPPASASAIMKNPMGIYITNFSWSRSVN, encoded by the coding sequence ATGCGTAATCCTCTAACTCGTCGGCAACCGCCAGTTTTTCAGGAAACCTCGGCAGACTTCGACAGGCTGGCCCCATCGTCTGATGGGGCCAGCCCTTATTTGGAAGGTCGACGCGAGTGGAATGAACGCTATGGCGATTTCGTCAAACAGGCCGCGCAATGGCGCATGGTCGCCCTCGGTGCGCTGGCCGTGGCATTCGTCGCGGTCGGGTGGGCCGGGTATCGGTCCTCACAAAGTCGGTTTGTGCCGTTTGTCGTGCGAGTGAACAAGCTGGGCGATGCGGTGGCGGTTGCGCCATTGACCGAAGCACCGCCAGAAGATGGCCGCGTTATCGCAGCCCAGCTCGCGCGCTGGGTTTTCGATGTCAGATCTGTGTTCCACGATCCGCGGGCTGAAACCACGATCCTCGGTGACGCCTATACGTCGATCGCACCGGACAGCCAGGCATTCGTGTCTCTCAATCAGTGGCTTCAACAGAACAATCCCTACAAGCGCAGCCATGACGATGCGGTGTCGGTCAATGTGCATGATGTTCTGCCGATATCGCCGAATGTTTATCGCGTGACCTGGACAGAGGATGATCGCGGCCGTCACGATGGGACTGACAATACTGAGAACTGGTCGGCGATCATCACGATCAAAATCGAGCCGCCGGCCTCCGCATCGGCCATCATGAAGAATCCCATGGGCATTTACATCACGAATTTCTCGTGGTCGCGGAGCGTAAACTGA